In Pseudomonadota bacterium, a single genomic region encodes these proteins:
- a CDS encoding OmpA family protein, with protein MKWNSILVAFACAGLLASCATTVPKELTAARKAYRDSAAGVTAKVAPAELHVANLALTQAEKSFKDDPESYQTRDLSYIALRKVQFADATAVISIEKDSQTQSKDDYQAMQGKIIADTKDDLNQASSDLADSEHTGAVTAVQLAAEKTARAAADKRAADAMAALAKLAAVKEEPRGMVITLSGSVLFASNQSTLLPEARARLDQVAAVLLTTRERHITVEGHTDSQGTDSHNMDLSQRRADAVRTYLVQKDYGADLIQANGMGEGRPIADNKNAEGRANNRRVEIIIERDPAASGKISSNQ; from the coding sequence ATGAAATGGAATAGCATTCTCGTCGCCTTCGCGTGCGCCGGCCTTCTCGCCAGCTGCGCGACCACCGTCCCGAAGGAGCTCACCGCCGCCCGCAAGGCCTACCGAGACTCGGCCGCAGGGGTCACGGCCAAGGTCGCGCCGGCGGAGCTCCACGTCGCGAACCTCGCGCTCACCCAGGCTGAGAAGTCCTTCAAGGACGATCCCGAGTCGTACCAGACGCGGGACCTCTCCTACATCGCCCTGCGCAAGGTGCAGTTCGCCGACGCGACGGCCGTCATCTCCATCGAGAAGGACAGCCAGACCCAGTCGAAGGACGACTACCAGGCGATGCAGGGCAAGATCATCGCGGATACGAAGGACGATCTGAACCAGGCGAGCTCGGATCTCGCGGATTCGGAGCACACCGGCGCCGTGACCGCGGTGCAGCTCGCCGCCGAGAAGACGGCCCGGGCCGCGGCCGACAAGCGGGCGGCGGATGCGATGGCGGCGCTGGCCAAGCTGGCCGCGGTCAAGGAAGAGCCGCGCGGGATGGTCATCACGCTCTCCGGGAGCGTGCTCTTCGCCTCCAACCAGTCGACGCTGCTGCCCGAGGCGCGGGCGCGTCTCGACCAGGTGGCCGCCGTTCTGCTCACGACCCGTGAGCGCCACATCACCGTCGAGGGGCACACCGACTCGCAGGGCACGGACAGCCACAACATGGACCTGTCGCAGCGCCGGGCGGACGCGGTCCGCACCTACCTCGTGCAGAAGGACTACGGCGCCGACCTCATCCAGGCCAACGGGATGGGCGAGGGGCGCCCGATCGCGGACAACAAGAACGCCGAGGGCCGCGCCAACAACCGCCGCGTCGAGATCATCATCGAACGCGATCCGGCCGCATCCGGGAAAATCTCCTCCAACCAGTGA
- a CDS encoding DUF3309 family protein: protein MWLIIILVVLFVLALAGGGWGQSRGAYWGWSPAGVILVVAVVLFFTGHLNFHG from the coding sequence ATGTGGCTCATCATCATCCTAGTCGTCCTTTTCGTCCTAGCGCTCGCCGGCGGCGGGTGGGGACAATCACGCGGCGCCTACTGGGGCTGGTCGCCGGCCGGCGTCATCCTGGTGGTGGCCGTGGTGCTGTTCTTCACCGGCCACCTGAACTTTCACGGGTAG
- a CDS encoding DUF4398 domain-containing protein, which translates to MRNVFKIAITSLAAAAFAAGCASAPLKTEASTSGIRAAEEVGAASVPQASLHLQLAKEELARAKSLAANDQKAQADSMLMRSEADAELAVALSRVDAEKTEARAAVERVRQLRIENK; encoded by the coding sequence ATGAGAAACGTATTCAAGATCGCAATCACATCGCTCGCCGCCGCCGCCTTCGCGGCCGGCTGCGCGAGCGCCCCGCTGAAGACGGAGGCGTCCACCTCCGGGATCCGCGCCGCCGAGGAGGTCGGGGCGGCCAGCGTGCCGCAGGCGTCGCTGCACCTGCAGCTCGCCAAGGAGGAGCTGGCGCGCGCCAAGTCCCTGGCCGCGAACGACCAGAAGGCGCAGGCCGACTCGATGCTGATGCGGTCCGAGGCCGACGCCGAGCTCGCCGTCGCGCTCTCCCGCGTGGACGCAGAGAAGACGGAAGCCCGGGCGGCCGTGGAGCGCGTGCGCCAGCTCCGCATAGAGAACAAGTGA
- a CDS encoding lmo0937 family membrane protein has product MLWVVGFVSSYTMGGFIHILLVIAVVVVLVRIIRGRRPL; this is encoded by the coding sequence GTGCTGTGGGTTGTCGGTTTCGTGTCCTCGTACACGATGGGGGGATTCATCCACATCCTCCTCGTCATTGCCGTGGTCGTGGTCCTCGTTCGGATCATCCGGGGCCGTCGACCACTTTGA